A DNA window from Brassica napus cultivar Da-Ae chromosome A4, Da-Ae, whole genome shotgun sequence contains the following coding sequences:
- the LOC106449063 gene encoding uncharacterized protein LOC106449063, whose protein sequence is MLPFPNYYVSTPIMSEKKNISSSSNSKRRKKRWPPTVLSGGGRGGGGGGGGGDELATVKAAAWAWYQRNEGKPMIREFDITTRATRTPRPSRYKLEASKNMILSKNRVSKSDTNHLSHEDQETKFSSLLDPYEIMSISKRIDQGSLPANPTSSFRHDMQNKLEDDHSKKENRVVTKMSMKNLWKGMIMMAAPRTVCGRSDDVDLEAYRANPRTLKVAPTSVKTRTDRR, encoded by the coding sequence ATGCTTCCATTCCCCAACTACTACGTTTCAACACCAATTATGTCCGAGAAGAAGAACATAAGCAGCAGCAGTAATAgtaagagaagaaagaagagatggCCACCGACAGTCTTATCTGGAGGGGGAAGAGGAGGGGGagggggaggaggaggaggagatgagTTAGCGACGGTGAAAGCTGCGGCGTGGGCTTGGTACCAAAGAAACGAAGGGAAACCAATGATTAGAGAATTTGATATCACGACAAGAGCCACAAGAACACCTCGACCTTCGCGGTACAAGCTCGAAGCCAGCAAGAACATGATTTTATCCAAGAATAGGGTTTCAAAATCCGACACTAATCATTTGTCGCATGAAGATCAAGAAACCAAGTTCTCTAGTCTTCTTGACCCTTATGAGATCATGAGCATCTCTAAAAGGATTGACCAGGGATCGTTACCCGCTAATCCAACAAGTAGTTTCCGGCACGATATGCAGAATAAGCTAGAAGATGATCATAGTAAGAAGGAGAATCGGGTTGTCACGAAAATGAGCATGAAAAACTTGTGGAAAGGAATGATTATGATGGCGGCTCCAAGGACAGTTTGTGGAAGAAGTGATGACGTGGATCTTGAGGCTTATCGAGCTAACCCAAGAACATTAAAGGTAGCACCCACGAGTGTCAAGACTCGAACCGACCGTCGTTAA
- the LOC106445018 gene encoding putative pentatricopeptide repeat-containing protein At5g37570 yields MIQRSSLPSLASIETLLRLCKSEVQLRQLHARIIRKGLEQDQNLVSIFLSSSSSSSSLPYSSSVFERVHHPCTHLWNCFIKGYSNRFIFFDTVSLLVRMMRAGLARPDEYTFPLVMKVCTNNAQVRVGSSVHGLVLRNGFDKDVVLATSFVDFYGKCKDLSSVRKVFGEMPERNAVSWTALIVAYVKSGELEEAKKMFDVMPERNIGSWNALIDGFVKSGDLVNAKKLFDEMPMKDVISYTSMIDGYAKGGDMRSARVLFEQASDVVDVRAWSALITGYAQNGQANEAVKMFCEMCEKNVKPDVFIIVSLMSACSQMGSFELCEQVDTYLHQSMVKGFSSHYVTPALIDMNAKCGHMERAARLFEEMPKRDLVSYCSMMEGMGIHGCGGEAVRLFERMVEEGIVPDSVAFTVILKVCSQAKLVEDGLRYFELMRNEYCIVASPDHYSCVVSLLCRSGKLKEAYDLIKAMPVEPHASAWGSVLGGCSVHGDSEIAEVVARRLFELEPQSAGNYVLLSNMYAALDRWADVALVRDKMKENGIKKISGRSWICR; encoded by the coding sequence ATGATCCAGAGATCATCTCTCCCTTCCTTGGCGTCAATCGAAACCCTCTTGAGGCTCTGCAAATCTGAGGTCCAGCTTCGTCAACTCCATGCCAGAATCATCCGTAAAGGTCTTGAGCAAGACCAGAACCTCGTCTCCATCTTCctctcgtcttcttcttcttcgtcctctCTTCCTTACTCATCCTCTGTTTTCGAGCGTGTTCATCATCCCTGCACTCATCTCTGGAACTGCTTTATCAAAGGATACTCTAATAGGTTTATCTTCTTTGACACGGTTTCGCTTCTTGTCCGTATGATGAGAGCAGGCTTGGCTCGACCCGATGAGTATACTTTCCCTTTGGTTATGAAAGTTTGTACTAACAATGCGCAGGTTCGTGTTGGTTCATCGGTTCATGGGTTGGTTCTGAGAAATGGGTTTGATAAAGATGTGGTCTTGGCCACAAGTTTTGTCGATTTCTATGGCAAATGCAAGGATTTATCGAGCGTACGTAAGGTGTTTGGTGAAATGCCTGAGAGAAATGCGGTTTCTTGGACTGCTTTGATCGTAGCGTATGTGAAATCTGGAGAGTTAGAGGAAGCGAAGAAGATGTTCGATGTTATGCCTGAGCGTAATATTGGATCTTGGAATGCTTTGATCGATGGGTTTGTCAAGTCCGGAGATTTGGTGAATGCTAAGAAGTTGTTTGACGAAATGCCAATGAAAGACGTAATTTCATATACCTCCATGATTGATGGATATGCTAAAGGTGGTGATATGCGTTCGGCTCGGGTTTTGTTTGAGCAAGCgagtgatgttgttgatgttaGGGCATGGTCAGCTTTGATAACGGGTTATGCGCAGAACGGCCAGGCGAACGAGGCTGTGAAGATGTTTTGTGAAATGTGTGAGAAGAATGTCAAACCTGATGTGTTTATAATTGTGAGTTTGATGTCAGCTTGTTCTCAGATGGGTAGCTTTGAGTTATGTGAGCAGGTTGATACTTATCTGCATCAGAGCATGGTGAAGGGATTTTCTAGTCATTATGTTACACCTGCTTTGATAGACATGAATGCCAAATGCGGCCACATGGAGAGAGCAGCGAGACTGTTCGAAGAGATGCCTAAGCGGGATCTTGTCTCGTACTGTTCGATGATGGAAGGAATGGGTATTCATGGGTGTGGAGGCGAAGCTGTTCGGCTGTTTGAGAGAATGGTAGAGGAAGGTATTGTTCCCGATAGTGTTGCCTTCACTGTAATATTGAAAGTTTGTAGCCAAGCTAAGCTTGTTGAGGATGGCTTAAGGTACTTCGAGTTGATGCGAAACGAATATTGTATTGTGGCATCTCCTGATCATTATTCCTGTGTTGTAAGCCTTCTTTGCCGGTCAGGAAAGCTTAAAGAAGCCTATGACCTTATTAAAGCCATGCCTGTGGAACCTCATGCTAGTGCCTGGGGTTCGGTTCTGGGTGGTTGCAGTGTGCATGGAGATTCTGAGATAGCTGAAGTAGTTGCAAGGCGGCTCTTCGAGCTTGAGCCGCAAAGTGCTGGTAACTATGTGCTTTTGTCAAACATGTACGCAGCTTTAGACCGGTGGGCAGATGTAGCTCTTGTTAGGGATAAGATGAAAGAGAATGGTATTAAAAAGATTTCTGGTCGAAGTTGGATATGTCGATAA
- the LOC106407013 gene encoding GDSL esterase/lipase At4g10955-like produces MASDREDFTLCGPSSHLTNLDWANENHQRCVAACLVQGIYIVERDRQLQREGSQALASPWWDSFHFKLIRRLIDDADFSIFGAIYELKPPPQQEDTTTITTVESKSPRYVIAFRGTLTKPGSISRDLELDIHIIRNGLHRTSRFDIAMQAVGSMATSVGASNLWITGHSMGAAMALLAGKTLAKTGVYVKSFLFNPPFVSPPIERISNERVRSGLRIAGSLVTAGLAFSRTLKQAQQPQQQLQERNLSEDPLKALSLWLPDIHVNPGDHLCSEYIGFFEHRGNMEQLGYGAGIVERMAMQHSLGGLLMDAMGVSNAVDVQEPVHVIPSAKLIVNRTASEDYKEAHGIHQWWRDDQDLVSNIYLFK; encoded by the exons ATGGCATCTGATAGAGAAGACTTTACCCTCTGTGGACCCTCCTCACACCTCACTAATCTTGATTG GGCAAACGAAAACCACCAACGTTGTGTAGCAGCTTGTTTGGTTCAAGGGATCTACATTGTTGAGCGCGACCGTCAGCTTCAACGTGAAGGCTCTCAAGCTCTTGCGTCTCCATGGTGGGACTCCTTCCACTTCAAACTCATCCGTCGCCTTATAGACGACGCTGACTTCTCCATCTTCGGCGCCATTTACGAACTCAAACCTCCACCACAACAAGAAGACACTACCACCATTACCACCGTTGAATCTAAATCTCCGCGTTATGTCATAGCCTTTAGAGGGACGTTGACTAAACCTGGCTCCATTTCTCGTGACCTCGAGTTAGACATCCACATTATCCGCAACGGCCTTCACCGTACATCACGTTTCGACATCGCTATGCAAGCCGTTGGGAGCATGGCTACTTCTGTTGGAGCTTCGAATCTATGGATAACGGGACATTCTATGGGTGCAGCGATGGCGCTTCTCGCTGGCAAAACGTTGGCGAAGACTGGAGTTTACGTCAAGTCCTTCTTGTTCAACCCTCCCTTTGTGTCTCCTCCTATCGAGAGGATCTCTAACGAACGTGTCAGGAGCGGGCTTAGAATCGCGGGCAGCCTTGTTACAGCTGGACTCGCTTTCTCAAGAACCCTTAAGCAAGCACAGCAGCCTCAGCAGCAACTGCAAGAGCGGAACTTGTCTGAAGATCCGCTAAAGGCTTTGTCTTTGTGGCTACCTGACATTCATGTGAATCCTGGGGACCATTTGTGTTCCGAGTACATTGGGTTTTTCGAGCACAGGGGAAACATGGAGCAACTTGGGTACGGGGCTGGAATCGTTGAGAGGATGGCGATGCAGCATTCATTGGGAGGTTTGCTGATGGATGCGATGGGAGTTAGTAACGCAGTGGACGTGCAAGAGCCTGTTCACGTGATCCCGTCTGCTAAGCTGATAGTAAACCGTACTGCTTCTGAAGACTACAAGGAAGCTCATGGGATACACCAGTGGTGGAGAGACGACCAAGATTTGGTTTCCAACATTTATTTGTTCAAATAG
- the LOC106407012 gene encoding kinesin light chain isoform X1 — MSMTRIMSALLRRTHSFSSSRAPVSTTFASSLSVKPKISYQNDYGGHTRKLHLLDPRLWIIFSGQAAILGFCGNVALAEDDPIKPRSGDSLDGSGLERIEDGSVVSNIHTSKWRVFTDSGREHFFQGKLEPAERLFGSAIHEAKEGFGERDPHVASACNNLTKCFYCFLPLRKAELYRVKKEFDKAEPLYLEAVSILEEYYGPEDVRVGATLHNLGQLYLVQRKLEEARSCYERALKMKRRVLGHNHPDYAETMYHLGTVLHLQGKDTDAEALILDSLKILEDNGQGESMTYIRRLRYLSQIYIRSNRLADAENIQRKLLHMMELSKGWNSMETVIAAEALAVTLQLSGQLREAQELFEKCLNTQKKLLPEGHIQIGGNFLHMAKTFMLQATQLRGTNNSEALSKLDKAKDYLGDSSRIAKDVLLKLKNQKGKEQKQGKSSETLRNYEHAALVILLRSLDSLAVLETSKNEIPEAKERDPHAAEDALLECLSAYKEFGCGSQLQDSPEVKTEYVTCLKHLSVLLANKETKEASPISIAELKEEVKRIEMDLIGSHKKGS; from the exons ATGTCTATGACTCGAATTATGTCGGCTCTCCTCAGGCGAACTCATTCCTTTTCTTCTTCGCGGGCTCCCGTCTCCACCACTTTTGCTTCTTCACTCTCCG TGAAACCAAAGATTTCGTATCAGAATGATTACGGAGGCCATACAAGGAAGTTGCATCTCTTGGATCCTCGGCTTTGGATTATCTTTTCTGGACAAGCCG CAATTCTTGGGTTTTGTGGAAACGTTGCATTGGCAGAAGATGATCCTATTAAGCCAAGATCTGGAGATAGTCTGGATGGGAGTGGGTTAGAAAGAATTGAGGACGGCTCGGTTGTGTCTAATATACACACATCTAAGTGGAGGGTGTTTACTGATAGTGGAAGAGAACATTTCTTTCAG GGGAAACTGGAGCCAGCAGAGAGGCTTTTTGGTTCGGCAATACATGAAGCTAAGGAAGGGTTTGGAGAGAGGGATCCACATGTTGCATCTGCATGCAACAATCTG ACTAAGTGCTTTTATTGTTTCCTTCCTCTACGTAAGGCAGAGTTATACAGAGTTAAGAAGGAATTCGACAAAGCAGAGCCCTTATACCTGGAAGCTGTTAGCATACTGGAGGAGTACTATGGTCCTGAAGATGTGCG TGTTGGTGCTACTCTACACAACCTTGGACAGCTTTATCTTGTCCAGCGAAAACTTGAGGAAGCTCGTTCTTGCTACGAG CGTGCTTTAAAG ATGAAAAGACGAGTCCTGGGACATAATCATCCGGACTATGCAGAGACAATGTATCATCTTGGAACG GTATTACATCTGCAAGGAAAAGACACAGATGCGGAGGCTCTTATCCTGGATTCTCTTAAAATACTTGAG GATAATGGTCAAGGAGAGTCAATGACATATATTAGGAGACTGAGATACCTTTCTCAG ATATATATACGATCCAATCGTCTGGCTGATGCTGAAAACATACAGAGGAAACTATTGCACATGATGGAATTATCAAAG GGATGGAACTCAATGGAGACAGTAATTGCAGCTGAAGCATTAGCGGTTACTCTACAATTATCTGGGCAGCTGAGAGAAGCTCAAGAACTGTTTGAAAA GTGTCTCAATACCCAAAAGAAGTTACTTCCAGAAGGACACATCCAGATAGGTGGAAACTTTCTGCACATGGCGAAGACATTTATGCTTCAGGCTACTCAGTTGAGAGGAACTAATAACAGTGAAGCTCTATCCAAACTAGATAAAGCAAAGGATTATCTTGGAGACTCATCTAG GATAGCAAAAGATGTCCTGCTTAAGCTGAAAAACCAAAAGGGCAAAGAGCAGAAACAAGGAAAATCCAGTGAGACTTTGAGGAATTATGAACACGCAGCTTTAGTCATATTG CTACGATCTCTTGATAGTCTTGCAGTTCTGGAGACGAGCAAAAATGAGATCCCGGAGGCAAAG GAAAGGGACCCACATGCAGCTGAAGATGCACTTCTCGAATGTCTTTCAGCTTATAAAGAG TTTGGTTGTGGAAGTCAGCTGCAAGATTCTCCGGAAGTAAAGACCGAATACGTTACGTGTCTTAAGCATCTCTCAGTTTTATTAGCCAACAAAGAGACGAAAGAGGCAAGTCCTATTTCTATAGCAGAGCTGAAGGAAGAAGTAAAGCGTATTGAAATGGATCTTATTGGTTCGCATAAGAAAGGAAGCTAA
- the LOC106407012 gene encoding kinesin light chain isoform X2 yields the protein MSMTRIMSALLRRTHSFSSSRAPVSTTFASSLSVKPKISYQNDYGGHTRKLHLLDPRLWIIFSGQAAILGFCGNVALAEDDPIKPRSGDSLDGSGLERIEDGSVVSNIHTSKWRVFTDSGREHFFQGKLEPAERLFGSAIHEAKEGFGERDPHVASACNNLAELYRVKKEFDKAEPLYLEAVSILEEYYGPEDVRVGATLHNLGQLYLVQRKLEEARSCYERALKMKRRVLGHNHPDYAETMYHLGTVLHLQGKDTDAEALILDSLKILEDNGQGESMTYIRRLRYLSQIYIRSNRLADAENIQRKLLHMMELSKGWNSMETVIAAEALAVTLQLSGQLREAQELFEKCLNTQKKLLPEGHIQIGGNFLHMAKTFMLQATQLRGTNNSEALSKLDKAKDYLGDSSRIAKDVLLKLKNQKGKEQKQGKSSETLRNYEHAALVILLRSLDSLAVLETSKNEIPEAKERDPHAAEDALLECLSAYKEFGCGSQLQDSPEVKTEYVTCLKHLSVLLANKETKEASPISIAELKEEVKRIEMDLIGSHKKGS from the exons ATGTCTATGACTCGAATTATGTCGGCTCTCCTCAGGCGAACTCATTCCTTTTCTTCTTCGCGGGCTCCCGTCTCCACCACTTTTGCTTCTTCACTCTCCG TGAAACCAAAGATTTCGTATCAGAATGATTACGGAGGCCATACAAGGAAGTTGCATCTCTTGGATCCTCGGCTTTGGATTATCTTTTCTGGACAAGCCG CAATTCTTGGGTTTTGTGGAAACGTTGCATTGGCAGAAGATGATCCTATTAAGCCAAGATCTGGAGATAGTCTGGATGGGAGTGGGTTAGAAAGAATTGAGGACGGCTCGGTTGTGTCTAATATACACACATCTAAGTGGAGGGTGTTTACTGATAGTGGAAGAGAACATTTCTTTCAG GGGAAACTGGAGCCAGCAGAGAGGCTTTTTGGTTCGGCAATACATGAAGCTAAGGAAGGGTTTGGAGAGAGGGATCCACATGTTGCATCTGCATGCAACAATCTG GCAGAGTTATACAGAGTTAAGAAGGAATTCGACAAAGCAGAGCCCTTATACCTGGAAGCTGTTAGCATACTGGAGGAGTACTATGGTCCTGAAGATGTGCG TGTTGGTGCTACTCTACACAACCTTGGACAGCTTTATCTTGTCCAGCGAAAACTTGAGGAAGCTCGTTCTTGCTACGAG CGTGCTTTAAAG ATGAAAAGACGAGTCCTGGGACATAATCATCCGGACTATGCAGAGACAATGTATCATCTTGGAACG GTATTACATCTGCAAGGAAAAGACACAGATGCGGAGGCTCTTATCCTGGATTCTCTTAAAATACTTGAG GATAATGGTCAAGGAGAGTCAATGACATATATTAGGAGACTGAGATACCTTTCTCAG ATATATATACGATCCAATCGTCTGGCTGATGCTGAAAACATACAGAGGAAACTATTGCACATGATGGAATTATCAAAG GGATGGAACTCAATGGAGACAGTAATTGCAGCTGAAGCATTAGCGGTTACTCTACAATTATCTGGGCAGCTGAGAGAAGCTCAAGAACTGTTTGAAAA GTGTCTCAATACCCAAAAGAAGTTACTTCCAGAAGGACACATCCAGATAGGTGGAAACTTTCTGCACATGGCGAAGACATTTATGCTTCAGGCTACTCAGTTGAGAGGAACTAATAACAGTGAAGCTCTATCCAAACTAGATAAAGCAAAGGATTATCTTGGAGACTCATCTAG GATAGCAAAAGATGTCCTGCTTAAGCTGAAAAACCAAAAGGGCAAAGAGCAGAAACAAGGAAAATCCAGTGAGACTTTGAGGAATTATGAACACGCAGCTTTAGTCATATTG CTACGATCTCTTGATAGTCTTGCAGTTCTGGAGACGAGCAAAAATGAGATCCCGGAGGCAAAG GAAAGGGACCCACATGCAGCTGAAGATGCACTTCTCGAATGTCTTTCAGCTTATAAAGAG TTTGGTTGTGGAAGTCAGCTGCAAGATTCTCCGGAAGTAAAGACCGAATACGTTACGTGTCTTAAGCATCTCTCAGTTTTATTAGCCAACAAAGAGACGAAAGAGGCAAGTCCTATTTCTATAGCAGAGCTGAAGGAAGAAGTAAAGCGTATTGAAATGGATCTTATTGGTTCGCATAAGAAAGGAAGCTAA
- the LOC106447758 gene encoding glutamine synthetase cytosolic isozyme 1-1-like, with translation MSLLTDLVNLNLSETTDKIIAEYIWVGGSGMDMRSKARTLPGPVSDPSELPKWNYDGSSTGQAPGEDSEVILYPQAIFKDPFRRGNNILVMCDAYTPAGEPIPTNKRHAAAKVFSHPDVVAEVPWYGIEQEYTLLQKDVNWPLGWPIGGFPGPQGPYYCSVGADKSFGRDIVDAHYKACLYAGINISGINGEVMPGQWEFQVGPAVGISAGDEIWVARFILERITEIAGVVVSFDPKPIPGDWNGAGAHCNYSTKSMREDGGYEIIKKAIDKLGLRHKEHIAAYGEGNERRLTGHHETADINTFLWGVANRGASIRVGRDTEKEGKGYFEDRRPASNMDPYIVTSMIAETTILWKP, from the exons ATGAGTCTTCTTACAGATCTCGTTAACCTTAACCTCTCAGAGACCACTGACAAAATCATTGCGGAATACATATG GGTTGGAGGTTCAGGAATGGATATGAGAAGCAAAGCCAGG ACTCTTCCTGGACCAGTGAGTGACCCTTCGGAGCTACCAAAGTGGAACTATGATGGCTCAAGCACAGGCCAAGCTCCTGGTGAAGACAGTGAAGTCATCTTATA CCCTCAAGCCATCTTCAAAGATCCTTTCCGTAGAGGCAATAACATTCTT GTCATGTGCGATGCTTACACTCCAGCGGGCGAACCAATCCCAACAAACAAAAGACACGCTGCGGCTAAGGTCTTTAGCCACCCTGATGTTGTAGCTGAAGTGCCATG GTATGGTATTGAGCAAGAGTATACTTTACTTCAGAAAGATGTGAACTGGCCTCTTGGTTGGCCTATTGGCGGCTTCCCTGGCCCTCAG GGACCATACTATTGTAGTGTTGGAGCAGATAAATCTTTTGGTAGAGACATCGTTGATGCTCACTACAAGGCCTGCTTATACGCTGGCATCAATATTAGTGGCATCAACGGAGAAGTCATGCCTGGTCAG TGGGAGTTCCAAGTTGGTCCAGCTGTTGGTATCTCGGCCGGTGATGAAATTTGGGTCGCACGTTTCATTTTGGAG AGGATCACAGAGATTGCTGGTGTGGTGGTATCTTTTGACCCAAAACCGATTCCCGGTGACTGGAATGGTGCTGGTGCTCACTGCAACTATAG TACCAAGTCAATGAGGGAAGATGGTGGTTACGAGATTATCAAGAAGGCAATTGATAAACTGGGACTGAGACACAAGGAACACATTGCTGCTTATGGTGAAGGCAATGAGCGTCGTCTCACGGGTCACCACGAGACTGCTGACATCAACACTTTCCTCTGG GGTGTTGCGAACCGTGGAGCATCAATCCGTGTAGGACGTGACACAGAGAAAGAAGGGAAAGGATACTTTGAGGATAGGAGGCCAGCTTCGAACATGGATCCTTACATTGTGACTTCCATGATTGCAGAGACCACAATCCTCTGGAAACCTTGA
- the LOC106448187 gene encoding phosphomethylethanolamine N-methyltransferase-like, whose translation MPTMVLTLIPPYEGKRVLELGAIISRFTDELAQKAGEVIVLDFIEIAIKKKIEDGSVDLIFSNWLLMYLSDKEIFQECQTCDASGKSFELTMVCCKCIVAYVKNKKNQNQIYWIWQKVSMENDKDFRRFLNNVQYKSNGILRYECVVGQGYVSPRGFETTKEFVAKMELKLGQKVLDVDCGIGGGDFYMAETFDVHVVGIDLLVNMMSFAFERAIGLNCSVEFEVADCTTNTYPDNSFDVIYSSATIFHIQDKPALFKTFFKWLKPGGRVLITDYCKSDETPSPLFAEVIKQRGYDIHDVQAYEQMLKDAGFEDVIAEDRIDQFVKA comes from the exons ATGCCGACGatg GTACTCACTTTAATCCCACCATATGAAGGGAAAAGGGTGCTAGAACTTGGAGCTATCATCAGTCGTTTCACTGATGAACTGGCTCAAAAGGCTGGTGAAGTCATCGTCCTTGACTTCATCGAAATCGCCATTAAGAAG AAAATCGAAGATGGATCCGTTGACTTGATTTTCTCAAATTGGTTGCTCATGTATCTCTCTGATAAAGAG ATTTTCCAGGAATGCCAAACATGTGATGCTTCTGGCAAATCATTTGAGCTCACTATGGTTTGTTGCAAATGCATTGTGGCGTAtgtgaagaacaagaagaatcaAAATCAG ATTTACTGGATTTGGCAAAAAGTAAGCATGGAGAATGACAAGGACTTCCGGCGTTTCTTGAACAATGTTCAATACAAGTCTAATGGGATCTTGCGATACGAGTGTGTTGTTGGGCAAGGATATGTGAGCCCTCGCGGTTTTG AGACAACTAAAGAATTTGTGGCGAAGATGGAGCTGAAACTTGGACAGAAAGTCCTTGATGTTGATTGTGGTATAGGAGGAGGTGACTTCTACATGGCTGAGACTTTTGATGTTCATGTTGTCGGTATTGATCTATTGGTCAACATGATGTctttcgcgtttgagcgtgctATTGGGCTCAACTGCTCAGTGGAATTTGAAGTCGCGGATTGCACCACAAATACATATCCTGATAACTCTTTCGACGTCATTTACAGCAGTGCCACTATTTTCCACATCCAA GACAAGCCAGCTTTGTTTAAGACATTCTTCAAGTGGCTTAAACCAGGCGGAAGAGTTCTCATCACTGACTATTGCAAGAGTGATGAAACTCCGTCTCCATTATTCGCAGAGGTCATCAAACAAAGAGGATATGATATCCATGATGTTCAAGCCTATGAACAG ATGCTTAAAGATGCAGGCTTTGAGGATGTGATCGCTGAGGACCGTATTGATCAG tttgTCAAGGCCTGA